The genomic interval CGGAGATCCATGACGGCGCCTACAAGTCGAAACAAGCCAGCCTGTTTGAACAGCAGCTCGATCTGGCGGTCGAACTGGGACTGAACGTCGTGATTCATCAAAGGGACGCCTGGGAAGATACTCTCGAACTAATGCGGCCGTATACCGGCAAAGTGCGCGGCGTTTTCCACTGCTTTGGCGGCTCGATCGAGCAAGCGAACGAAGTCCTCGCGATGGATCATCTGGTTTCCTTCACCGGCATCGTCACGTTCAAAAACGGCGCGAATGTCCGCGAAGTGGCGACTCAGGTTCCGCTCTGGAAATTTATGGTGGAAACCGATTGCCCGTATCTCGCGCCGGTGCCCTTCCGTGGAAAACGCTGCGAACCGGCGCATACGCGGATTGTGGCGGAAACAATCGCCGCCGCTCGCGGCATTCCGCTGGAGGAAGTAGCGGAAGCCACCACGGAGACCGCGGAAAAGTTTTTCAGGTTTAGTCCATGATGCGCAAGCTCGTTCTCTCCGCGTTCGCCGCTCTTTGCCTCGCTTCCTGCACGACGCCCGATACGCGTCATCGGATCGTCGTCAGCATCCCGGAGCAGCGGCTGGCGCTTCTCGACAACGGCGCGCTCATCGCCACCTACCCGATTTCCACCTCGAAGTTTGCCATCGGCGACGCCCCCGGCAGCCGGGCCACGCCACTCGGCGAGCTCGAGATTGCGAAAAAAATCGGTGGCTCCGCTCCCCTTGGAACCGTTTTCAAGGATCGGCGTCCGACCGGCGAAATCCTCGTTCCCGACGCACCGGGCCGCGACCCAATCGTAACCCGGATTCTCTGGTTGCGCGGGCGGGAAGCCCAGAATGCCAATGCCTACGGGCGTTACATTTATATTCATGGAACGCCCGAGGAACGGAACATCGGCCAGCGCGCCAGTTACGGCTGCATCCGGATGCGCTCACGGGACGTGATCCAGCTTTACGACATCGTCGGCTGGGGCGCGCGGGTCACCATTCTCGACGCTCCTCTATCGGCCGCAGTGCCGTTGGCGCCCGGACCGGGGACGACTACCGCCGTGTCATCCCAATAATCGGTCGCGCTTTAAGGCAGCTGTCCGAGCTGCTCTCTCGCCGAGCTCCGCGATAACAACGCAATATCCGCGTCCACCATGATGCGGACGAGCTCCTGGAAACGCACCTTCGGTTCCCAATCGAGGACCTTCTTCGCCTTGGACGCGTCGCCAATGAGCAG from Chthoniobacterales bacterium carries:
- a CDS encoding L,D-transpeptidase; amino-acid sequence: MMRKLVLSAFAALCLASCTTPDTRHRIVVSIPEQRLALLDNGALIATYPISTSKFAIGDAPGSRATPLGELEIAKKIGGSAPLGTVFKDRRPTGEILVPDAPGRDPIVTRILWLRGREAQNANAYGRYIYIHGTPEERNIGQRASYGCIRMRSRDVIQLYDIVGWGARVTILDAPLSAAVPLAPGPGTTTAVSSQ
- a CDS encoding TatD family hydrolase, whose amino-acid sequence is MLIETHAHLDYPDFAPDFDDVLRRATEAGVTRIITIGTSLESSLRAVALADKFPNVFAVIGVHPTYVEESGDDVITPLRELAKHPRVVALGETGLDYHSLPSLELAKAQKSTQVFSKALQTSTEDLLEAEIHDGAYKSKQASLFEQQLDLAVELGLNVVIHQRDAWEDTLELMRPYTGKVRGVFHCFGGSIEQANEVLAMDHLVSFTGIVTFKNGANVREVATQVPLWKFMVETDCPYLAPVPFRGKRCEPAHTRIVAETIAAARGIPLEEVAEATTETAEKFFRFSP